In the Clupea harengus unplaced genomic scaffold, Ch_v2.0.2, whole genome shotgun sequence genome, AGGAATAGTTTGGCCAAAAATGTATCTCATTGTTGTAACCCAGTTTATTCTTAAAGTTTATTATTCTTAAACATTCCTTAaataaaagtcaaagtcaaagtagctttattgtcaattacttcgcatgtcaagacatactaaggaatcgataggacgtttcccactctcccacggtgaaacatataaagtgcacaggcacaacagataagacaagacatttcctacatatagatatacatatagatataaacatacagatacacatacagcagcataagttttctttaaagtgaggtcaAAAAGTGCTTCTCAAATGTCTCAAAGGTACACATGCAGTATAATCAAAGTCTTTTCAGCCAAAAAACACTTTGTCCACTGTCCACTTAAATAATGCTGTTTTGGACAGCATTGAGGTTAATTCCCCCTACTATAAAGGCTATAAACTATTGGGCAAAGCATTCCTTTACATATATATTCCCATGGATAGATGAATTGTAACGGGGTTGTTACTGATGTTACAGAAAGAAGAACACCGTTGGGAAACAGCTGAGGATCCGTCCAAGAAAAAAGAAGAACCCAGAAGAACAAACAATCAACAGGAATTGAAAGAACTGTTTACCAGATTGAACCTCCCAGGCAGAGATAATGACAAACTGTCAACTTCAGATATTCTTAAAATAGACGTACGCTCATGTCAGCCACAGGGTCCAAAGGTAGAGGGAGAATTAGCACAGACTTTTCTTAATCTGCTTTTTATGACAAACTACAGGGCTAGGTACATTCCCATCAACGAAGAAAATGGATTGGCTCCAGAAAATGTTAAATGTAGACAAAATGAAAATAGGGATGTCTTTGCTACTCTCTTTAACAAAAAAGATATGGTCAATGAAGGGGTAAAAAAGCAAGCTCAGATTCATCCAATGGATGTTCAGATGGCAGTGTTTCACTCTGCTGACCCATTCCTCAGGCAGTCCCTACTGACAAAACTCTCAATGTGTCAGTATGCTCTGCCTCTGCTAGTGCCAAACCCTTTTACCTCAGAGATTGAATTCCCTCTGTGGGCGTTCCGTCAAGTCTGGAAAAGCTGGAAGTCAACTGATGCTTCAGGCATAGTGACCGTCCATAATGAGCCAATGTATGGAGCTGAAACGCCAATGGTTTCTGTTTTCAGGCTTGGACCTGTGTCAACATCCAAGTCTCAGCTCATAAACTCTCTCATCAATGAACGACACAGCACATTCTTCCACAGGCACTGCCCAGGCAGTAGCAGAACCCGCCTGCTGATGGACGGTGTAGTGGAGATTGCCTGGTACTGTCCGTCTGGTAAGGACACTGATCACTTTCCTGAATGCGTTGCCATCTGTAATCTCCATGGTGATGGAGAGGCCTGTAGGATGCAACAAACTGTTTTATCAGAAATGGCCTCAGTTAATGTGGCTTTCTTACCCAGCCTTAGTAAGACCGGCACAAGCATGGCAATTGTGGAAGAGCTCTTCAGCTCCCCTACGCCTCTGATTTGTCTTCTCACTGAGGATGACTCCCTCCTAGAGGAAGTTGGCGAAGGAAAATTCAAAATGGGATTAAGAGACAGGAATCAGTCAGATATAGTTCGAGAATTGAAAAAGGCAATCAATGAGGGTTTGTCTCTGAGAAGGCATGACAATCTTGAAAATCCTAGGCTTGAAAATCTGACAAAGCAGTCTGGAATCAAAGTGGATGAGGATGATGGAGATTGCAGAATGGGTAAAGAAGTTGCACTGCAGATAACGGATTTGCTGGAGGGAAACTCAGAAGTCAAGGAAACTTTTCTGCCGTGCCAAGGAAAACTGTGGCATGAGTGGTGCCAGAAAAACAAAGACCTTTTTCGCCCACGTGGAAACCTGGAGGAACAAAAGAGTCGGATAAAACAGGAAATGGGATTAATAAGATCCAGGCAACAAAAGGCTGGCTGCAGCGACCTCATGAAGTTGTTTTTGGGCGCTTTGGACTCACTCCCATCCCTCAGTAGAACGTATTTTTTGAAATGGACCAGCATCCTCATAGACAGCTCCACATCTGATGAACTAGTGGCACTCCATCATAAATATAATGAAAAATGGTCCAAAGTTTTGGTTCTCAAGAAGAAACACGACAAATCTCACCAGCTGATGAAACAACATACAGAGCTGGAGAACATATCTGACCAATTGAATGCAGCAACCTTTGGCCTGGAACACATCCTGCGAGAGATGGGGCAGATATATGAAGCTGATGTATCAGTGAGTGGTGGAGGAGATCAGTCAAAGCTCCCGGCAATGGCAGCTGAACTCATGATATCAGGGTACCCACTGGAGCTGATGGATGGGGATGCTGGTCATGTTCCATTGATTTGGATAAGTGCTGTGTTGGATGAAGTCATAAACAAAATTGGAAACAAGAGAATCTTTGTCTTGTCCATTCTGGGCATTCAGAGCACTGGAAAATCCACAATGCTGAATGCGATGTTTGGACTACAGTTTGCTGTAAGTGCTGGGCGGTGTACCAGAGGGGCATTCATGCAGCTAGTTAGTGTGACCGGGGATATCAAGGCAAAGTTTGACTACATTCTTGTCGTTGACACTGAAGGACTCAGAGCCCTAGAGCTTGCTGGGAAGGCAACTATCCACCATGACAATGAATTGGCCACATTTGTCATAGGCCTAGGACACATGACCCTGATCAATATATTTGGGGAGAATCCTGCTGAAATGCAAGACATCATTCAAATTGCTGTGCAGGCTTTCCTACGGATGAAAAAAGTGAAACTGTCTCCCAGTTGTGTATTTGTACATCAGAATGTTGGGGACATCACtgcaggagaaaaaaacatggagggaaagagacgtCTGCAAGACAAACTAGATGAGATGACCAAGTTAGCAGCCAAAGAGGAGGACTGTGATGCAAAGTGTTTTAGTGACGTTATTGCTTTTGACATACAGAAAGATGTGAAGTATTTTGCTCAACTCTGGGAGGGCAGTCCACCCATGGCCCCTCCAAATCCATGCTACAGTGAAAATGTTCAAGATCTGAAGAAAACTATTCTCAGCAAAGCCTCAAAATCAAAAGGTATGAAGCTCTCTGAATTTAAGACAAGCATCTCTGATCTGTGGAATGCCTTGTTGAATGAGAACTTCGTTTTCAGTTTCAAAAACACATTGGAGATTGCCATGTACAGAAAGTTGGAGACAGAATATGGCAATTGGACCTGGAGCCTCAGAAAAGCAATGCTACACATTGAAAACAAACTGCACAACAGAATTGAGAATGGCATCCTAAACACTACAGAGGAACAATTCCTTTTGGCAGAGATGAAGCCCACATATAAGGAGGTTGAGAAAACAATGGCACAATATTTTGATGAACATACAGACAAGGAAATGCTGGTACAGTGGAGAGGAAGGTTTGAATCCAAAATATGTGATGTTCACAGTGACCTTGTgaaagagacacaaaaaaagTTGAATGACCTCATTCATCAAAAGACGACTTGTAAAAAGGTGGATGAAAGGAAGGCAGAGTACCAAGATACTCTCTTCAAAAAGAGCAAAGATCTTGCTTTGAGTCTTAAACAGCTGGACAAAAGTGAAGAAGCTCTTAAGAAAGAATTTGATGAAATGTGGGAAGGCTGGCTGCTGGAATTGAAATCAGAAGTACCTCGTGTGAAAGACTGCAACATTTGGGAGGATGTTATGAGTATGCTGAGTGAGGGctttgagaatttttttttgaaTGATCAGTGGAGACAGGCTGACTTTAAAAACATTACCTGTAAGGGTGACTATTCTGGGTATGTAATGCCTGTAGAGCCTGAATGTCAAGAGTCAGAACAAGCAAACAAGGGAAAAAAGTACAATGCTTTCGTAACGTTTGTTGGAAATACTTGGCAAAATCTGTCAGGTTTGTTCAAGACACATGAGACACATGGTTTGACAGATGAGCAGCAAGAATCTATAAAAGATCTAACTCGAAACATCCATGGGGAAGCAAAAAGAATAATTGAAAAATACTCAGATCTGACAATGGGCTACAATAAGTCTTACATTCAAGAGATAGCAGCTTCAGTCACAGACAGTGTGCGTGAGTATGAGCAGAGCTTGATGCGGGGAGGTTTTACCTTCAAAAAGATGTTCACAGTAGATCTTTTACTGTTTGTGTGCGATGTTGCAAGCAAAACATTTTCTGAACTTCATACAAAATTCCAAAAAGCGAATGATGTCTTCATCTACCTGGAGGGTCAGAGAGGTCAGTACTACAAGGTCTTTATGGGTTTTTGTCAAGGGGCAAAATCACATGCAGTGCTTGGAGACTTCATATGCAGCAAACTGGAGCTGTCCATCAAGCAGGCTATGTATGACCAAACGGCTATTGATTTAGCAGCTGAAATGCAGTCTAATTTTCCTGCATTCAATGGGAATAGGCTGAACCTGGAAAGACACATTCTCCTCTCTTTAGCAGAGGAGGAGAATTTTGGCAAGTTCATGCAATACATTGACAATCCAAAGGAACACTTCAAGAGTTTCATAACAGAGCAGGTTGAGAAGTATATGGTGACGGCAGAAAGTCCCAAACTTCTTTCAAAAATTCAAGGAAACCTAAAACACAAGACCGAATGTGCAAGAGATGCAGCACAATCAGCAACAGAGGAAGTCAAGAAAAATTGTGGGGATGCCAACATGTGGCTGAAGCTTTTTTCTGAAGAACTAAAAGACGAGCTGAAATTTGCCGAAAAGTCTTATGTTGATGCCTCTGAGATCACTGATTTTAATTTTCTTGAAGAGGTGATTTGTAACACACTAGACATAATAGTGCACCGACTCAATGAAAGTTTCAGCCAACTGTCTCTCCTTAAAACTGAACAGTTTCGGAGAAGACCCGATGAAATTTTGAATCAACATTTCAGTAAGTGTTGCTGGGCCCAATGTCCTTTCTGTAAAGCAATCTGTACCAACACCCTGGAAGATCATCCCAATGATCACAGTGTCCCTTTCCATCGCACAAATGGATTAGATGGATGGCATTTCAGTGGTACAAGAACCCTATGTGTAGATTTCTGCACAACTGGTATAGCAAGTGATGATAGTTTTTGTCCATCTTCTGACATTGATGTGAAATTTCCTCTGAAAGAATATAGAAAGGCTGGGCCAGAATATGCCAACTGGTCCATCACTCCTGACCACTCTGAACTACCTTATTGGAAGTGGTTCATGTGTCGATTTAAAGATGACTTGGAAAAATACTACAACAAAAGATTCCAAGGACCTGGAAAAATTCCTAAGGAGTGGAGGAAGTACACGAAAGAGCAAGCCAAGAAGAGCTTAGATGTATACATGTTATAAAATTATTCAATTACAAAATTATTAAATACCTTTCTCCAACTaccttcaaacaaacaaaagagagTTTCCATGAGAGTTGGCTTACTTTTGAAATCCAGTGGATCTCCACAGAACTTGGTAAATATGCTATTAATATTAATGGTATAACTGCtagataaataaatgataaaaaagATTTTACAAAAAATGGAATGACCTTCAATCCGTGTTACAGTTGGAAGCATTTTCTCTACAACACCAGGTTCAAAAGTGAGGATTTCTTAAAAGAGTATTTCACATGTTTTATCTAGATATGATCCATTTTCCATTTATATCTTTACTATGCTGTTTATAGTAACTTTATTAGATTATACTATATTTGTAAATTTAAGCTGTATTTTCTTTTATCAATTCTTTATTTCTGGCTTTTATTTAGTCTAAACATTTGTATTGCACGTTTAATCATTACTTCTGTATGCAGGGTAGTTGAATGAGACCTTGGTTTTCAGTGAGGTTCCCTTTGTAAATAAAGCAATGTATTTCTAATTGATATGATTCTCAGCTACATATCTCAAATGCTCATTCATTGAGCTGTTGAGGCTGTGATGCAACAATGATCCTGAGATTATTAACCATCTTAAATAATTATCTGCCTAGTCTTTTTTCTCGAGTCATTTCTCTAATGcaacttaaataaaatgtgaataTGACTTACTTGATGTGAATATGTGGGATTCTTCTTATTAACTATGGTTGAGTATAAATGTATTTGCAAGAATCGTGTCAGACTAGTTATCCTTTAGTTACATAGCAGTGATCCAGTGTACACAGTCTAATCTGAATAGCTGACAACAATAGCAAGTAGGTTTTGTAGCCTAGTCTCTGTAAACTCTTGAATGTAAGGGCATGTGTAGAGATGAGATTGTTTTCAATTTGTCAGCAATTCCCTCTCATTTGTTTTcacaaaagagagacacacaaaaatcaATTCTTGCTCCAATGAAAAGGCTAGTGTCAGAAGGAAGGCATGAAACCCATGGTTATTTGTGCGATGATGTTATGCCAAATAACCAACAAGTAAGATTAACAACtgaatttaaaatgtcatctgcACTGTGGGCCTACATGTGCTTATAGAAGGCCAATGTTCCTACTTATTTCACTCATAATGTTAGGCTAGGCTGCTCCCTGGAGTTTAAACCCCAAGCTGCTTTTGGTTAGTTAAAGAAATATGACATAGCATGCTAGTTTCAGAGGGAAAACTATGTTGCTAACAGCCACCAGACTTGTCTtgtaaacaccaacaacagcacaaaaaGCTGCTGTCTCATTCTCCAGAGGGGTACTCCATATGAGAGAGACCCAAGATGTATGTAAGCCCTCTGGATATTAAGACATTCACTACATAACTATGACCGTTTGCTCAATAGTGTCCTTATTTTCCTCAAGCGAATTTTCAACAGCTGACATATCAGGATTGGGCTGTCAGTCCAATTGACTCCTTCACTGATGGAGATCTTTTTGCCTGACCTTGACTGGTGAATCAGATAAAGATTTTATGATGATTTATGAAACGCctaatgtctgtaaatgtcagtACAGTAGAATTTTAGTATTTGTTATAATTCTAATCTGTTACATTGTTATAAAAAAAGACATGTAATGACATAACTATCCACCTGCATTatttgttgccatggcaaaaGGAATAACAAAGGAAGGGAGGAAATCTTTAAAGAGTAGAGAGCAGTAGATATCCTTTTCGGTCTACACACAGAAAGTATAaaagacattttcttttcttgaaatgtttgttttatttggcCAGTGTTAAGAATATGTTTACCATTACCTCTATGGGTGTTTAAAAATGTCACACTTCAGCCAGCATAAAATAAACAGCATTCTTGGCTGTTTTGAAGTACATAAAAATGTGTCAGTACACAAAAGTGTCATGTTTAAGTTGTTTTTATGTTACAAACATATGTtatgtgttgttattgtgtatatttggattaaaaaataaataatcataaGTCAGTCATTATATGGTTTGAATTATGACTGATTAAGAAAGCATGTCAGTAAAATGTTTTGCTAATTCATATACACTGTAGTATTCATCTGGTCAATGGATTTTAGTTTTAGTTCTTGCAGACCTTTGCACTTTTACTCACAGGGGGAGGTACTACATTTTCCTTATATCAAAAACCCCAATCATTTTTACTCCAGGACTGGGACCAGCCCTGGGTGGTTTTGGTAACACTGACATCTTAGAAGGTGTACATCTGTCTCTGAGTTACATTTTGTGTCTCAGGAAAACAATCCCAGCATCACAACCTGTTATTTGAGAAACATATACAAGATGTCCAAATGTTGACATGGTGATCAGGTAACAATATACGTATATACAACAATATATGATATACACTGTATAAAAGGGAAGAAAGTACAGATGTGCTTTTCCTTTTTCCAGGTGACCCTCTCCCCCATATACCACTGTAAAGCAGTTAACCCTCACCTCACTGTCTTCCATGAGTCACTGGTGGACTGGTAAGTTAATACTACAGGGACACTGATGCTGCTTCTTTCCATGTGTGCCTTTAAAGTTTGCCTTTCTACCTACAGCACTGAAAggcctgtgttttgttgtgaaCATAATGTACTTTATCCTGTGACAACATATATGGCCTTCTTTCATCTGGTTTCATTTTCAGTTGTCAaagcaaatgtttattttgcatTGTGTTCTCAATGCCAATGTGTTGTTTTATGCATGATTATAGCCAGAGCATTTTCTCCTTTACTTTACTGAACCTGCACATATAGTATCTGTTCttctaaaaaataaacagaaacaatGATGAATTTGGTTTAGGTTAGGCAACCTACCGTCCTCAGGCCACTTTCCTGATTTCTCATATCATGCCATATTTTATCCTTTTAAGAAACCATGCATACGAGGGGAGTGCAATACTCCATACTTTGCTGTGTTTTAATGACCTCTTATTTCATGGACAAGCATTACTGCAGGACCTTACTGAGACTTGGACTACATCTGAAAAACAAAGTGTTTATGAAAACGTCTTCGGGAATTTTTCACTCCAAGCTTTTGGTCCCAAGTGCTAAGAGTTGCACTGGCGTTTGTGTACTACCTGGCTACAAAATGTTTAGGTCTATTTCTCATATGTTTACACTTTAatctcttcttcatcatctggTACACGATTCTTCCCTGTGGCTGAGCACGGGAGAGCCGTTTGTCTCGTCGCTGCTACACTGCCTGCCTTTCACCTGGCTGCCGCCTCCATAGTGACGAGCCAGGACGTCCACGGCACGCCGAAACTGCCCCACTTCGATCCCTGGCTCCTACCGTGCTGGAGACCACATGGAGGCGTCTGGAGTGGCCCTTGCAGAGACATTGCTATCATCCCCGTTCGGTGTCTCTGAACCCCACTCGGAGGTGCAAGAGCGCCCCCTGCTGTTGTAGGGCGAGTCCTCTGCACCGACGCTGGCAGGATACCTGACGGGGCTCTCTGTGACCGATTCAAACACAGAGCTGTGTTCTTCGTCCAGTTCACCCGCCTAGTCGCCTTTGCACCAGTGGTGATTGGTGGAAAGGCTATTGTTGGGATTGTCAATCATACCCAGGACCTCACTCATCAGAGAGGGGCCCAGGTCGACGGTGAAGGAGCTCAGGGAGTCCGACCGTGTCAGGCTGCCATTGTCCAGAAGTCTGGGGATAATGTTCCGTAGGAGTCCTGGGACTGTTTGTCATGGCGAGATAGGCGGGGTAGGGTGACAAAGCCAGACTGCAAACCTGTAGTTGGAACAGgggccaaaacaaaacacaacaataatTAACATCCtcaaaaaaacatacaatgcATATACCTTTTTTCAAATATCAGGAATGTACCACACAATGCAATAAGCCCATACACCTTTTGTAAATTAGCTGTGCTTAATCAATTCGATATACCGTAGGCTAGTTTCTGTTTTTAACCAACAGGCTTTCCAACATACAAAAAAGATCTCTCGAGGTGATTTTAAATACTGAAACTGGTTAAAGTAAGGGTTAAGATCTGACAAAGTGCCATCAGGCTCAATCAACTTTCATATGTAGTAGTTCAAACTTTCAGAATTACTTCAGACTCAGGATTGATATTGGTCAACCAGAGTTGCTGATTTATGTGCTCCAGCTTGTATTTTAACTGAAAAGATCAGGCTTTGTTATAAAACTCCCGCTcctgaagtcacacacacaaacgtctcggttacttacgtaacctcggttccttaagcagggaccagatataacatcatgggcccaaatcgaagcatttatccattcacgcctgaaaggctgcgattcgtccgcgctctctcctgagcccgccccctcaggagcctataaattCAGGAGCGCGACACGgaaatatccttggaaagaaaactgagcaagaagtatcaaaccaaggcaacactgtacacgctaaacttgttatatctggtgcctgcttaaggaaccgaggttacgtaagtaaccgagacgttccttatcgcagttgaactgcgatataacagtatgggaccgtatatattcccgcgtgataatacagtggcagccaatcacacacaccaactttatacattgcttttgccctcctagagggtTTTTGTCGGGCAACTGTCAACATCAGGTGGCCGGAGGCTTGCCCTTGCCCTTGCCCTGGGtcgggcgcgcagctggctgctgctgtgccgcAGGCTGAGCGGTAGGGCGGAAGGGGTGCTTTTGCCAGCCTCTTCTGGTGGGCATCTTAGCCGGGGgggctggcgagcggaacccgctacGTTTCTGGCCCGGGGTGGGCGTAGTGTGTCCTGGGGAGGACTGCTCACCCGAcccgctagagcgaggcatccaagcctggaatgcctccctgctcttctgttgctcctcgaacttggcagccatagTCTCGACTGCCTCGCCAAACACGCCGGGACActgaccggggcgtcgaggagtggtgcctTTTCCCTGTCTGTCAGTTTGGCCAAcgacagccacagggacctctggg is a window encoding:
- the zmp:0000000912 gene encoding interferon-induced very large GTPase 1 isoform X2, encoding MATKLTSPDSKDGRNEESEASSPYPQPEDPMQISSLPKDMKEEHRWETAEDPSKKKEEPRRTNNQQELKELFTRLNLPGRDNDKLSTSDILKIDVRSCQPQGPKVEGELAQTFLNLLFMTNYRARYIPINEENGLAPENVKCRQNENRDVFATLFNKKDMVNEGVKKQAQIHPMDVQMAVFHSADPFLRQSLLTKLSMCQYALPLLVPNPFTSEIEFPLWAFRQVWKSWKSTDASGIVTVHNEPMYGAETPMVSVFRLGPVSTSKSQLINSLINERHSTFFHRHCPGSSRTRLLMDGVVEIAWYCPSGKDTDHFPECVAICNLHGDGEACRMQQTVLSEMASVNVAFLPSLSKTGTSMAIVEELFSSPTPLICLLTEDDSLLEEVGEGKFKMGLRDRNQSDIVRELKKAINEGLSLRRHDNLENPRLENLTKQSGIKVDEDDGDCRMGKEVALQITDLLEGNSEVKETFLPCQGKLWHEWCQKNKDLFRPRGNLEEQKSRIKQEMGLIRSRQQKAGCSDLMKLFLGALDSLPSLSRTYFLKWTSILIDSSTSDELVALHHKYNEKWSKVLVLKKKHDKSHQLMKQHTELENISDQLNAATFGLEHILREMGQIYEADVSVSGGGDQSKLPAMAAELMISGYPLELMDGDAGHVPLIWISAVLDEVINKIGNKRIFVLSILGIQSTGKSTMLNAMFGLQFAVSAGRCTRGAFMQLVSVTGDIKAKFDYILVVDTEGLRALELAGKATIHHDNELATFVIGLGHMTLINIFGENPAEMQDIIQIAVQAFLRMKKVKLSPSCVFVHQNVGDITAGEKNMEGKRRLQDKLDEMTKLAAKEEDCDAKCFSDVIAFDIQKDVKYFAQLWEGSPPMAPPNPCYSENVQDLKKTILSKASKSKGMKLSEFKTSISDLWNALLNENFVFSFKNTLEIAMYRKLETEYGNWTWSLRKAMLHIENKLHNRIENGILNTTEEQFLLAEMKPTYKEVEKTMAQYFDEHTDKEMLVQWRGRFESKICDVHSDLVKETQKKLNDLIHQKTTCKKVDERKAEYQDTLFKKSKDLALSLKQLDKSEEALKKEFDEMWEGWLLELKSEVPRVKDCNIWEDVMSMLSEGFENFFLNDQWRQADFKNITCKGDYSGYVMPVEPECQESEQANKGKKYNAFVTFVGNTWQNLSGLFKTHETHGLTDEQQESIKDLTRNIHGEAKRIIEKYSDLTMGYNKSYIQEIAASVTDSVREYEQSLMRGGFTFKKMFTVDLLLFVCDVASKTFSELHTKFQKANDVFIYLEGQRGQYYKVFMGFCQGAKSHAVLGDFICSKLELSIKQAMYDQTAIDLAAEMQSNFPAFNGNRLNLERHILLSLAEEENFGKFMQYIDNPKEHFKSFITEQVEKYMVTAESPKLLSKIQGNLKHKTECARDAAQSATEEVKKNCGDANMWLKLFSEELKDELKFAEKSYVDASEITDFNFLEEVICNTLDIIVHRLNESFSQLSLLKTEQFRRRPDEILNQHFSKCCWAQCPFCKAICTNTLEDHPNDHSVPFHRTNGLDGWHFSGTRTLCVDFCTTGIASDDSFCPSSDIDVKFPLKEYRKAGPEYANWSITPDHSELPYWKWFMCRFKDDLEKYYNKRFQGPGKIPKEWRKYTKEQAKKSLDVYML
- the zmp:0000000912 gene encoding interferon-induced very large GTPase 1 isoform X1, which translates into the protein MATKLTSPDSKDGRNEESEASSPYPQPEDPMQISSLPKDMGLEVSNVTEDEDDLLTMATKLTNPDSKDGRNEESEASTPYPPPEDPMQIAPQPKYMKEEHRWETAEDPSKKKEEPRRTNNQQELKELFTRLNLPGRDNDKLSTSDILKIDVRSCQPQGPKVEGELAQTFLNLLFMTNYRARYIPINEENGLAPENVKCRQNENRDVFATLFNKKDMVNEGVKKQAQIHPMDVQMAVFHSADPFLRQSLLTKLSMCQYALPLLVPNPFTSEIEFPLWAFRQVWKSWKSTDASGIVTVHNEPMYGAETPMVSVFRLGPVSTSKSQLINSLINERHSTFFHRHCPGSSRTRLLMDGVVEIAWYCPSGKDTDHFPECVAICNLHGDGEACRMQQTVLSEMASVNVAFLPSLSKTGTSMAIVEELFSSPTPLICLLTEDDSLLEEVGEGKFKMGLRDRNQSDIVRELKKAINEGLSLRRHDNLENPRLENLTKQSGIKVDEDDGDCRMGKEVALQITDLLEGNSEVKETFLPCQGKLWHEWCQKNKDLFRPRGNLEEQKSRIKQEMGLIRSRQQKAGCSDLMKLFLGALDSLPSLSRTYFLKWTSILIDSSTSDELVALHHKYNEKWSKVLVLKKKHDKSHQLMKQHTELENISDQLNAATFGLEHILREMGQIYEADVSVSGGGDQSKLPAMAAELMISGYPLELMDGDAGHVPLIWISAVLDEVINKIGNKRIFVLSILGIQSTGKSTMLNAMFGLQFAVSAGRCTRGAFMQLVSVTGDIKAKFDYILVVDTEGLRALELAGKATIHHDNELATFVIGLGHMTLINIFGENPAEMQDIIQIAVQAFLRMKKVKLSPSCVFVHQNVGDITAGEKNMEGKRRLQDKLDEMTKLAAKEEDCDAKCFSDVIAFDIQKDVKYFAQLWEGSPPMAPPNPCYSENVQDLKKTILSKASKSKGMKLSEFKTSISDLWNALLNENFVFSFKNTLEIAMYRKLETEYGNWTWSLRKAMLHIENKLHNRIENGILNTTEEQFLLAEMKPTYKEVEKTMAQYFDEHTDKEMLVQWRGRFESKICDVHSDLVKETQKKLNDLIHQKTTCKKVDERKAEYQDTLFKKSKDLALSLKQLDKSEEALKKEFDEMWEGWLLELKSEVPRVKDCNIWEDVMSMLSEGFENFFLNDQWRQADFKNITCKGDYSGYVMPVEPECQESEQANKGKKYNAFVTFVGNTWQNLSGLFKTHETHGLTDEQQESIKDLTRNIHGEAKRIIEKYSDLTMGYNKSYIQEIAASVTDSVREYEQSLMRGGFTFKKMFTVDLLLFVCDVASKTFSELHTKFQKANDVFIYLEGQRGQYYKVFMGFCQGAKSHAVLGDFICSKLELSIKQAMYDQTAIDLAAEMQSNFPAFNGNRLNLERHILLSLAEEENFGKFMQYIDNPKEHFKSFITEQVEKYMVTAESPKLLSKIQGNLKHKTECARDAAQSATEEVKKNCGDANMWLKLFSEELKDELKFAEKSYVDASEITDFNFLEEVICNTLDIIVHRLNESFSQLSLLKTEQFRRRPDEILNQHFSKCCWAQCPFCKAICTNTLEDHPNDHSVPFHRTNGLDGWHFSGTRTLCVDFCTTGIASDDSFCPSSDIDVKFPLKEYRKAGPEYANWSITPDHSELPYWKWFMCRFKDDLEKYYNKRFQGPGKIPKEWRKYTKEQAKKSLDVYML